In Streptomyces sp. SLBN-118, the following are encoded in one genomic region:
- a CDS encoding A/G-specific adenine glycosylase: MTDTTTNPAPADAAALHAPVIAWFDEHARDLPWRRPEAGAWGVMVSEFMLQQTPVSRVLPVYEQWLARWPRPADLAADAPGEAVRAWGRLGYPRRALRLHGAAQAITERHGGDVPSDHAQLLALPGIGEYTAAAVASFAYGQRHAVLDTNVRRVFARAASGIQYPPTATTAAERKLARALLPDDEGTAARWAAASMELGALVCTAKNEDCARCPIAARCAWRLAGKPAHQGPARRGQTYAGTDRQVRGRLLAVLREAVVPVPQSALDAVWHEPVQRARALDGLVADGLVEPLEKGVYRLPQN, from the coding sequence ATGACTGACACCACGACAAACCCCGCCCCGGCTGACGCGGCTGCCCTCCACGCCCCCGTCATCGCCTGGTTCGACGAGCACGCACGCGATCTGCCCTGGCGCCGCCCCGAGGCCGGTGCCTGGGGTGTGATGGTCAGCGAGTTCATGTTGCAGCAGACCCCGGTCAGCCGGGTGCTGCCCGTATACGAGCAGTGGCTGGCCCGCTGGCCGCGTCCGGCCGACCTCGCGGCCGACGCACCCGGCGAGGCCGTCCGCGCCTGGGGGCGGCTCGGCTATCCGCGCCGTGCGCTGCGCCTGCACGGGGCCGCGCAGGCGATAACGGAGCGGCACGGCGGCGATGTGCCCAGCGACCACGCGCAGTTGCTCGCGCTGCCCGGCATCGGGGAGTACACGGCGGCCGCGGTGGCATCCTTCGCGTACGGACAGCGCCATGCCGTCCTCGACACCAATGTCCGCCGCGTCTTCGCCCGCGCGGCGAGTGGCATCCAGTACCCGCCGACCGCGACGACCGCGGCCGAGCGCAAGCTGGCACGGGCGCTGCTGCCCGACGACGAGGGGACCGCCGCCCGCTGGGCCGCGGCCTCGATGGAGCTGGGCGCGCTGGTGTGCACCGCCAAGAACGAGGACTGCGCGCGCTGCCCGATCGCCGCGCGGTGCGCCTGGCGGCTGGCCGGTAAGCCCGCGCACCAGGGGCCGGCGCGCCGCGGCCAGACGTACGCGGGTACGGACCGCCAGGTGCGTGGCAGGCTCCTTGCGGTGCTGCGCGAGGCCGTGGTGCCGGTGCCGCAGTCGGCGCTTGACGCGGTCTGGCACGAGCCGGTGCAGCGGGCCCGGGCGCTGGACGGCCTGGTCGCCGACGGCCTGGTGGAGCCGCTGGAGAAAGGCGTGTACCGCCTCCCCCAGAACTGA
- a CDS encoding SigE family RNA polymerase sigma factor, with amino-acid sequence MAHSEVLEFEEYVRNRQEALLRSARRLVPDPIDAQDLLQTALVRTYGRWDGIADKSLADAYLRRVMINTRTEWWRARKLEEVPTEQLPDASVEDGSEQRADRALLMDVLKVLAPKQRSVVVLRHWEQMSTEETAAALGMSAGTVKSTLHRALARLRQELESRDLDARALERGELRRDRELDERGQERCAA; translated from the coding sequence ATGGCGCACAGCGAGGTGCTCGAATTCGAAGAGTACGTACGCAACCGGCAGGAGGCTCTGCTGCGAAGCGCCCGGCGTCTCGTACCCGACCCGATCGATGCCCAGGACCTGCTGCAGACCGCCCTGGTCCGCACCTACGGCCGCTGGGACGGCATCGCCGACAAGTCGCTGGCCGACGCCTACCTCCGCCGCGTGATGATCAACACGCGTACGGAGTGGTGGCGGGCCCGAAAGCTCGAAGAGGTACCCACCGAGCAGCTGCCGGACGCGAGCGTCGAGGACGGCAGCGAACAGCGCGCGGACCGCGCCCTGTTGATGGACGTACTGAAGGTTCTGGCTCCCAAGCAGCGCAGCGTCGTCGTGCTGCGACACTGGGAGCAGATGAGCACCGAAGAGACGGCTGCCGCGCTGGGCATGTCGGCGGGTACGGTGAAGAGCACGCTGCACCGGGCGCTCGCCCGGCTCCGCCAGGAGCTGGAGAGCCGTGACCTGGACGCCCGCGCCCTCGAGCGCGGCGAACTGCGGCGCGACCGTGAGCTCGACGAACGGGGGCAGGAGCGGTGCGCGGCCTGA
- the cseB gene encoding two-component system response regulator CseB, which yields MAETHVLFVEDDDVIREATQLALERDGFRVTAMPDGLQGLDAFRSNRPDIALLDVMVPGLDGVSLCRRIRDESTVPVIMLSARADSIDVVLGLEAGADDYVTKPFDGAVLVARIRAVLRRFGHAGGAARGESGPAGQDEQAALLVFGDLEIDTEGMEVRKAGDQVALTPTEMRLLLEFSSAPGTVLSRDKLLERVWDYGWGGDTRVVDVHVQRLRTKIGQDRIETVRGFGYKLKA from the coding sequence ATGGCAGAGACCCATGTCCTGTTCGTGGAGGACGACGACGTCATCCGCGAAGCGACCCAGCTTGCGCTGGAGCGCGACGGCTTCAGGGTCACGGCGATGCCCGACGGGCTGCAGGGCCTCGACGCGTTCCGGTCGAACCGTCCCGACATCGCGCTGCTCGATGTGATGGTGCCGGGCCTGGACGGAGTGAGTCTGTGCCGCCGCATCCGGGACGAGTCGACCGTGCCGGTGATCATGCTGTCGGCGCGGGCGGACTCCATCGACGTGGTGCTCGGCCTGGAGGCCGGAGCCGACGACTATGTCACTAAGCCCTTCGACGGCGCGGTGCTGGTCGCCCGTATCCGCGCGGTGCTGCGCCGCTTCGGCCACGCAGGCGGAGCGGCGCGCGGCGAGTCCGGCCCGGCGGGCCAGGACGAGCAGGCGGCGCTGCTGGTCTTCGGCGACCTGGAGATCGACACGGAGGGCATGGAGGTGCGCAAGGCCGGTGACCAGGTGGCGCTGACACCGACCGAGATGCGGCTGCTGCTGGAGTTCTCCTCCGCGCCCGGTACCGTCCTTTCGCGCGACAAGTTGCTGGAGCGGGTCTGGGACTACGGCTGGGGCGGCGACACCCGGGTCGTGGACGTCCATGTCCAGCGGCTGCGCACCAAGATCGGACAGGACCGGATCGAGACGGTCCGCGGCTTCGGCTACAAGCTCAAGGCATGA
- the cseC gene encoding two-component system sensor histidine kinase CseC: protein MRRLVLRTGVRWKISIAIASVGALIAVALSLVVHNAARVSMLDNARDVQMDRVLLAQRWYETSKNKDPRFNTKVNDPALPKSLQKLMREKRRGSFVDESHRSPPDIWAAVPLSNGDVLSLHSQFAGQSATILNDLDRALIIGSVSVVFGGCALGVLIGGQLSRRLRKAAAAARDVAQGNTDVRVRHAISGVVRDETDDLARAVDALTDALNGRLEAERRVTADIAHELRTPVTGLLTAAELLPPGRPSELVRDRAQAMRTLVEDVLEVARLDSASERAELQEIALGEFVSRRITALNPDVVVRVVHESWVSTDPRRLERILLNLLTNAAKYGKPPVEVTVEGRVVRVRDHGPGFPEALLREGPSRFRTGASDRAGTGHGLGLTIAAGQARVLGARLTFRNAAPEGMETPLGESGGAIAVLWLPEHAPTNTGSFPMMPLQD, encoded by the coding sequence ATGAGGCGGCTCGTACTGCGCACCGGCGTCCGATGGAAGATCAGCATCGCGATCGCGTCCGTGGGTGCACTGATCGCTGTGGCGCTGAGTCTTGTCGTGCACAACGCAGCCCGCGTCTCGATGCTGGACAACGCGCGCGATGTACAGATGGACCGGGTGCTGCTCGCGCAGCGCTGGTACGAGACGTCCAAGAACAAGGACCCCCGCTTCAACACCAAGGTCAATGATCCCGCGCTGCCCAAGTCGCTCCAGAAGCTGATGCGGGAGAAGCGGCGTGGCAGCTTCGTGGACGAGAGCCACCGCAGCCCGCCCGACATCTGGGCCGCCGTCCCCCTCTCCAACGGCGATGTGCTCTCCCTGCACAGCCAGTTCGCGGGCCAGAGCGCCACCATCCTGAACGACCTCGACCGGGCGCTGATCATCGGCTCGGTCTCGGTGGTGTTCGGCGGGTGCGCGCTCGGCGTGCTGATAGGCGGACAGCTCTCGCGCAGACTGCGCAAGGCCGCCGCTGCCGCCCGCGATGTCGCGCAGGGCAATACGGACGTACGGGTCAGGCACGCCATCAGCGGTGTCGTACGCGACGAGACCGACGATCTGGCCCGCGCCGTCGACGCGCTCACCGACGCGCTGAACGGGCGCCTCGAGGCCGAGCGCCGCGTCACCGCCGACATCGCGCACGAGCTGCGCACTCCCGTCACCGGGCTGCTCACGGCCGCCGAGCTGCTGCCGCCCGGCCGCCCCAGCGAGCTCGTACGGGACCGGGCGCAGGCCATGCGGACACTGGTCGAGGACGTCCTGGAGGTGGCCAGGCTCGACAGCGCGTCGGAGCGGGCCGAACTCCAGGAGATCGCGCTCGGCGAGTTCGTCAGCCGCAGGATCACGGCACTGAATCCGGACGTGGTGGTCCGGGTCGTGCACGAGTCCTGGGTGAGCACCGACCCGCGCCGCCTCGAACGCATCCTGCTCAACCTGCTGACCAACGCCGCCAAGTACGGAAAGCCGCCGGTCGAGGTCACCGTGGAGGGCCGCGTGGTGCGCGTCCGCGACCACGGCCCCGGCTTTCCCGAGGCGCTGCTGCGCGAGGGTCCGAGCCGCTTCCGGACGGGCGCCAGCGACCGGGCCGGCACGGGCCACGGCCTGGGTCTGACGATCGCTGCGGGCCAGGCGCGCGTCCTCGGGGCACGGCTGACTTTCCGCAATGCCGCGCCGGAAGGAATGGAGACGCCGCTGGGCGAGTCGGGCGGCGCGATCGCGGTGCTGTGGCTGCCCGAGCACGCGCCGACGAACACCGGCAGCTTCCCGATGATGCCGCTCCAGGACTAG
- a CDS encoding VOC family protein — MIKGLAISTVWVLDQDRAKEFYTEKLGLEVRTDMTMGDGGMRWLTVGAKNQPDVELTLMVPGAPAMDPEAAEAMKTLISKGVMGAGVLTTDDVHGDYEKLKARGVEFIQAPQERPYGTEAILRDDSGNWYSFTQRREGGLDLDKDWAP; from the coding sequence ATGATCAAGGGTCTTGCCATTTCCACGGTCTGGGTCCTGGACCAGGACCGGGCCAAGGAGTTCTACACCGAGAAGCTCGGCCTCGAAGTCCGCACGGACATGACCATGGGCGACGGCGGAATGCGCTGGCTGACCGTCGGAGCCAAGAACCAGCCGGACGTGGAGCTGACGCTGATGGTGCCGGGCGCGCCCGCGATGGACCCGGAGGCGGCCGAGGCGATGAAGACGCTCATCAGCAAGGGCGTCATGGGAGCGGGGGTTCTGACCACCGACGACGTCCACGGGGACTACGAGAAGCTGAAGGCGCGCGGCGTGGAGTTCATACAGGCGCCGCAGGAGCGTCCGTACGGTACGGAGGCGATCCTGCGCGACGACTCGGGCAACTGGTACTCCTTCACGCAGCGGCGCGAGGGCGGCCTCGACCTCGACAAGGACTGGGCCCCCTAG
- a CDS encoding helix-turn-helix transcriptional regulator, with protein sequence MDRDWAEPLDLDAVAAHAGYSRYHFVRAFKAVYGQTPGQYLSRRRIERAEELLRSADLSVTEICTLVGFSSLGTFSTRFKKQTGLTPSEYRARHVGRGAALIPGCYALLWAGGFPAKQGPGRQSNSGEAG encoded by the coding sequence ATGGACCGCGACTGGGCCGAGCCGCTCGACCTCGACGCGGTGGCCGCCCATGCCGGGTATTCGCGGTATCACTTCGTTCGCGCCTTCAAGGCGGTGTATGGACAGACGCCCGGCCAGTACCTGTCCCGCAGGCGCATAGAGCGGGCCGAGGAGCTGCTGCGCTCGGCGGATCTGTCCGTCACCGAGATCTGCACGCTGGTCGGCTTCAGCAGCCTCGGCACCTTCTCGACGCGCTTCAAGAAACAGACCGGGCTCACGCCGAGCGAGTACCGCGCCCGGCACGTGGGGCGCGGGGCCGCGCTGATACCGGGGTGTTATGCCCTGCTGTGGGCGGGCGGCTTCCCCGCGAAACAGGGTCCGGGCCGACAGAGCAATTCTGGAGAAGCCGGCTGA
- a CDS encoding MDR family MFS transporter, giving the protein MAGIARNRKKPGADAQDQQQAKQQSQEQQEAQPQARSVRVVILALMIAMLLAMLDNMIVGTAMPTIVGELGGLEHLSWVVTAYTLATAASTPIWGKLGDMYGRKGTFLTSIVLFLIGSALSGMAQDMGQLIGFRAIQGLGAGGLIVGVMAIIGDLVPPRERGRYQGMMAAVMAVAMIGGPLAGGTITDHLGWRWSFYINLPLGVVALAMVTAVLHLPKKQRTKARIDYLGAGLLTVGITSIVLVTTWGGTEYAWDSAVIMELIAIGVAALTGFFFVETKAAEPIMPLHIFRSRNFALMSVIGFLTGFVMFGAVLFLPLFQQSVQGASATNSGLLLLPMLMSMLVVSMIAGRVTTSTGKYRLFPIIGGGLMMTGLYLLSTMDTETSRLTSGLYMAVLGAGMGFLMQITMLVAQNSVELKDMGVASSGATLFRTLGSSFGVAIMGALFTSRVQDEMAARGGSAITERSAQLDAASLAKLPDPVREAYQFAVSSGTHAAFLLGAAVAVIGFLAAFFVKEVPLRGAAPAPASEPGADAQQSAVAEQGGEKVAETV; this is encoded by the coding sequence ATGGCCGGTATAGCGCGGAACAGGAAAAAGCCGGGCGCCGATGCGCAGGACCAGCAACAGGCGAAGCAACAGTCACAGGAGCAGCAGGAGGCTCAGCCGCAGGCGCGCAGCGTCCGGGTCGTCATCCTCGCGCTCATGATCGCCATGCTGCTGGCCATGCTCGACAACATGATCGTAGGCACCGCGATGCCGACCATCGTCGGTGAGCTCGGTGGCCTGGAGCATCTGTCCTGGGTCGTCACCGCGTACACCCTTGCCACCGCGGCCTCCACCCCGATCTGGGGCAAGCTCGGCGACATGTACGGCCGCAAGGGCACCTTCCTCACCTCCATCGTGCTCTTCCTGATCGGCTCGGCACTCAGCGGCATGGCGCAGGACATGGGCCAGCTCATCGGCTTCCGCGCCATCCAGGGACTGGGCGCGGGCGGTCTGATCGTCGGTGTCATGGCGATCATCGGCGATCTGGTTCCACCGCGGGAGCGCGGCAGGTACCAGGGCATGATGGCGGCCGTCATGGCCGTCGCGATGATCGGCGGACCGCTGGCCGGCGGCACCATCACCGACCACCTCGGCTGGCGCTGGTCCTTCTACATCAACCTGCCGCTCGGTGTCGTGGCCCTCGCCATGGTCACCGCGGTGCTGCACCTGCCGAAGAAGCAGCGGACCAAAGCGCGCATCGACTATCTGGGCGCCGGGCTGCTGACCGTGGGCATCACCTCGATCGTGCTCGTGACCACCTGGGGCGGTACGGAGTACGCCTGGGACTCAGCCGTGATCATGGAGCTCATCGCGATCGGAGTGGCCGCGCTCACCGGCTTCTTCTTCGTCGAGACCAAGGCCGCCGAGCCGATCATGCCGCTGCACATCTTCCGCAGCCGCAACTTCGCACTGATGTCGGTGATCGGCTTCCTGACGGGATTCGTGATGTTCGGCGCGGTGCTGTTCCTGCCGCTGTTCCAGCAGTCGGTCCAGGGCGCGTCCGCGACCAACTCCGGCCTGCTGCTGCTCCCGATGCTGATGTCGATGCTCGTGGTCTCGATGATCGCGGGCCGGGTCACCACCAGCACCGGCAAGTACCGGCTCTTCCCGATCATCGGTGGCGGGCTGATGATGACCGGCCTGTACCTGCTCTCGACGATGGACACCGAGACCTCGCGGCTGACCTCCGGCCTCTACATGGCGGTGCTCGGCGCCGGCATGGGTTTCCTGATGCAGATCACCATGCTGGTCGCCCAGAACAGTGTGGAGCTGAAGGACATGGGCGTCGCGTCCTCCGGCGCCACCCTCTTCCGTACGCTCGGCAGCTCCTTCGGCGTCGCGATCATGGGCGCGCTGTTCACCAGCCGGGTGCAGGACGAGATGGCGGCCAGGGGCGGCTCGGCGATCACCGAGCGTTCCGCGCAGCTGGACGCCGCGAGCCTGGCCAAGCTGCCGGACCCGGTGAGGGAGGCCTACCAGTTCGCGGTGTCGTCCGGCACCCACGCGGCTTTCCTTCTGGGGGCGGCGGTCGCGGTGATCGGCTTCCTGGCGGCGTTCTTCGTCAAGGAGGTGCCGCTGCGCGGGGCGGCACCGGCGCCCGCCTCGGAACCGGGCGCGGACGCCCAGCAGAGTGCGGTCGCGGAACAGGGTGGCGAGAAGGTCGCCGAGACGGTCTGA
- a CDS encoding TetR/AcrR family transcriptional regulator, with product MARGNTRQRIQDVALELFAEQGYEKTSLREIAEALDVTKAALYYHFKTKEDILISLFQDLTRPMDLLIEWAQTQPHTLETKKEILRRYSEALLGAAPLFRFMQENQATLRDLSIGETFKDRMLLMLDLIKEPEAALPDQVRCFSALFTMHAGMFLLKDVEGDPEDKRMAVLEVAIDLVSQAHGVKG from the coding sequence ATGGCCAGAGGCAACACCCGCCAGCGCATTCAGGACGTGGCCCTGGAGCTCTTCGCCGAGCAGGGCTACGAGAAGACGTCACTGCGCGAGATCGCGGAGGCCCTCGACGTCACCAAGGCCGCGCTGTACTACCACTTCAAGACCAAGGAAGACATCCTCATCAGCCTCTTCCAGGACCTGACCAGGCCCATGGACCTGCTGATCGAATGGGCGCAGACCCAGCCGCACACCCTGGAGACGAAGAAGGAGATCCTGCGCCGCTACAGCGAGGCACTGCTCGGTGCGGCCCCGCTCTTCCGCTTCATGCAGGAGAACCAGGCAACGCTGCGGGATCTGAGCATCGGCGAGACCTTCAAGGACCGGATGCTGCTGATGCTCGACCTGATCAAGGAGCCCGAGGCGGCGCTGCCCGACCAGGTCCGCTGCTTCAGCGCACTCTTCACGATGCACGCCGGGATGTTCCTGCTCAAGGACGTCGAAGGCGACCCGGAGGACAAGCGCATGGCCGTCCTCGAGGTCGCCATCGATCTCGTGAGCCAGGCTCACGGCGTCAAGGGCTGA
- a CDS encoding M23 family metallopeptidase — MSKRVINHRLRPSVLRNRGAVVAAGLGAVMVVGAGAGVASATAGQAAAKTPAAAVAVQADVQAKAAAAAKAAKAKAAAAAKAAAKAKALKAAHAKALKAAAAKAAKAKAAKKVGWVKPVAHYSLSASFNQGGAMWSHKHSGQDFAVPVGTLVKATHGGVVVKAGPYGGGDGPAYGNAIVIKHSNGRYSQYAHLSKINVRVGQHVKTGQGIARSGNTGNSSGPHLHFEIRTTPDYGSALNPITFLRAKGVSI, encoded by the coding sequence ATGTCGAAGCGCGTCATCAACCACCGTCTCCGCCCGTCCGTGCTCCGCAACCGTGGTGCCGTCGTGGCCGCCGGACTCGGCGCCGTGATGGTCGTCGGAGCCGGTGCGGGTGTCGCCTCCGCAACTGCGGGCCAGGCGGCGGCCAAGACCCCCGCCGCCGCCGTGGCCGTCCAGGCCGACGTGCAGGCCAAGGCCGCCGCAGCAGCGAAGGCTGCCAAGGCCAAGGCCGCCGCGGCCGCCAAGGCCGCCGCCAAGGCGAAGGCCCTCAAGGCCGCGCACGCCAAGGCGCTGAAGGCCGCCGCCGCGAAGGCTGCCAAAGCCAAGGCCGCCAAGAAGGTCGGCTGGGTCAAGCCTGTCGCCCACTACAGCCTGAGCGCGAGCTTCAACCAGGGCGGCGCCATGTGGTCCCACAAGCACTCCGGCCAGGACTTCGCCGTTCCGGTGGGCACCCTGGTCAAGGCCACCCATGGCGGTGTCGTCGTGAAGGCCGGCCCCTACGGCGGCGGCGACGGTCCCGCGTACGGCAACGCGATTGTGATCAAGCACTCCAACGGCAGGTACTCGCAGTACGCCCACCTGTCGAAGATCAACGTGCGCGTCGGCCAGCACGTGAAGACCGGCCAGGGCATTGCCCGCTCGGGCAACACGGGCAACTCCTCCGGCCCGCACCTGCACTTCGAGATCCGTACCACCCCGGACTACGGCTCCGCGCTCAACCCGATCACCTTCCTGCGTGCCAAGGGCGTCTCCATCTGA
- the dacB gene encoding D-alanyl-D-alanine carboxypeptidase/D-alanyl-D-alanine-endopeptidase translates to MSRPVIRPSRGRGQLRGRLRPALLGLACILTSALTWSAPAGAGPSDTGLKGAIDAILADARMDGGAASVVIADAATGERLYQRDGGDRLMPASNTKLATSTAAMALLGPDYRFRTDVLSTGGRHGSTLRGDLYLRGGGDPTTLAKDYDRLAADLAASGVKRVTGRLVADDTRFDTQRLGRSWAADDESSYYSAQISPLTVAPDTDYDSGTVIVEALPGAAPGDKPRVSLTPPTDYVRIDNLGTTVPAGQSDTLAIERQHGTNTIVVSGDIPVGASATKEWVTTWEPTGYAAAVFSDALAQHGVRVAGSPRLGRATPPGAKLLASHSSMPLRELMFPFMKLSNNMHAETLTKTIGYETAGRGSWDAGLSAIGDYLQKEGVRTSTIRQLDGSGLTRMNLFPAEQLATLLLSVRDAPWYGDWHASLPVACNTDRAIGGTLRSRMCGTSAALNARGKTGSLTGASALSGYVKDAAGRELVYSIVLNNYLASSVKSIEDAIVVTLAGSDTGAGTITATLPNAVRTHEVPSDLECSWQKPKFC, encoded by the coding sequence ATGAGTAGACCCGTGATTCGCCCTTCCCGAGGCCGCGGACAGCTCCGCGGCCGGCTCAGGCCCGCTCTCTTAGGCCTCGCCTGCATCCTCACGTCCGCACTCACCTGGAGCGCACCCGCGGGAGCCGGACCCTCCGACACCGGGCTCAAAGGCGCCATCGACGCGATCCTCGCCGACGCCCGCATGGACGGCGGGGCAGCAAGCGTGGTCATCGCCGACGCCGCCACCGGGGAGCGGCTCTACCAGCGGGACGGCGGCGACCGCCTGATGCCCGCCTCCAACACCAAACTCGCCACCTCCACCGCGGCGATGGCCCTGCTCGGTCCCGACTACCGCTTCCGCACCGACGTCCTGTCCACCGGCGGCCGTCACGGCTCCACCCTGCGCGGCGACCTCTATCTGCGCGGCGGCGGCGACCCCACGACCCTCGCCAAGGACTACGATCGGCTCGCCGCCGACCTCGCCGCCTCGGGCGTGAAGCGCGTCACCGGCCGCCTCGTCGCGGACGACACGCGTTTCGACACCCAGCGCCTCGGCCGCTCCTGGGCAGCCGACGACGAGTCCTCGTACTACTCCGCGCAGATCTCCCCCCTCACCGTCGCGCCCGACACGGACTACGACTCCGGCACGGTCATCGTCGAGGCGCTGCCCGGCGCCGCCCCCGGTGACAAGCCGCGCGTGAGCCTCACCCCGCCCACCGACTACGTACGCATCGACAACCTCGGCACCACGGTCCCCGCCGGTCAGAGCGACACCCTCGCCATCGAAAGGCAGCACGGCACGAACACGATCGTGGTCAGCGGGGACATCCCCGTCGGCGCGAGCGCGACCAAGGAGTGGGTGACCACCTGGGAGCCCACGGGCTACGCCGCCGCGGTTTTCTCCGATGCGCTCGCCCAGCACGGCGTACGCGTCGCGGGCAGCCCCCGCCTCGGCCGCGCGACCCCGCCGGGCGCGAAACTGCTGGCTTCCCACAGCTCCATGCCGCTTCGGGAGCTGATGTTCCCCTTCATGAAGCTGTCCAACAACATGCACGCCGAGACACTCACCAAAACGATCGGCTATGAGACCGCCGGTCGCGGCAGCTGGGACGCGGGCCTGTCGGCGATCGGCGATTACCTGCAGAAGGAGGGCGTACGGACCTCCACAATCCGCCAGTTGGACGGCTCGGGCCTGACCCGTATGAACCTCTTCCCGGCCGAACAACTCGCCACGCTGCTCCTCTCCGTACGTGACGCCCCCTGGTACGGCGACTGGCACGCCTCTCTCCCGGTGGCCTGCAACACCGACCGCGCGATCGGCGGGACCCTGCGCTCCCGCATGTGCGGAACCTCGGCGGCCCTCAACGCCCGTGGCAAGACAGGGTCGTTGACAGGAGCCTCGGCGCTGTCGGGATATGTGAAGGACGCCGCGGGCCGCGAGCTCGTCTACAGCATCGTTCTCAACAACTACCTGGCGTCCTCGGTGAAGAGCATCGAGGACGCGATCGTGGTCACGCTGGCCGGGTCGGACACGGGGGCGGGAACGATCACCGCCACACTGCCCAACGCGGTGCGCACCCATGAGGTTCCGTCCGACCTCGAATGCTCCTGGCAGAAGCCGAAGTTCTGCTGA